A region of Haladaptatus cibarius D43 DNA encodes the following proteins:
- a CDS encoding orc1/cdc6 family replication initiation protein, whose product MSDADSDELFSREDPIFEKKELLEINHLPDHGRIVGRDDEISALANALNPALFNQSPSNVLLYGKTGTGKSLCAKHVSRRLIDEADEEGVVVGVAYVDCAQDSTETQAVQTIASSINAPETEVSIPDKGISTSTYYKRLWRILDELYDVVVIILDEIDKLENDDILMQLSRAGEAGKLERCKLGVIGISNKIKYKDRMDERVKSSLCEREFVFPPYDANQLRAIMEARSDAFKKGVLEPGTIPLAAAQAAQEHGDARKAIDILRYAGELAQAESAETVREVYVKKARERAENDRFRELIRGATPHSKYALQALAILSLDNPDVDAFRTSRVYEVYEQVCRQMDSDPLSTRRVRDLLREQAFLDVIEQARQSGGSAEGSYTEHRLLEDPMVVKKVLVSGS is encoded by the coding sequence ATGAGCGACGCCGACTCGGACGAACTGTTTTCCCGGGAAGACCCTATCTTCGAGAAGAAGGAACTCCTCGAAATCAACCACCTTCCCGACCACGGGCGTATCGTCGGACGGGACGACGAGATCTCCGCCCTCGCTAACGCGCTGAATCCCGCGCTGTTCAATCAGTCGCCGAGTAACGTCCTTCTCTACGGAAAGACTGGAACGGGAAAGTCGCTCTGCGCGAAACACGTCTCCCGCAGGCTCATTGACGAGGCTGACGAGGAAGGCGTCGTCGTCGGCGTTGCCTACGTAGACTGCGCACAGGATAGCACCGAAACGCAGGCTGTCCAGACGATTGCGAGTTCTATCAACGCCCCGGAAACCGAAGTATCAATTCCGGATAAAGGAATCTCGACTTCGACGTACTACAAGCGACTATGGCGGATCCTCGACGAACTGTACGACGTGGTCGTCATCATTCTCGACGAAATCGACAAGTTGGAGAACGACGATATTCTGATGCAACTTTCCCGTGCCGGAGAGGCGGGAAAACTCGAACGCTGTAAACTCGGCGTTATCGGCATCAGTAACAAAATCAAGTACAAAGACAGGATGGACGAGCGCGTCAAATCGAGTCTCTGCGAGCGTGAGTTCGTCTTCCCGCCATACGACGCAAACCAACTTCGCGCTATCATGGAAGCTCGGAGTGATGCGTTCAAGAAAGGTGTCCTCGAACCGGGTACGATTCCGCTCGCGGCCGCACAGGCCGCACAAGAACACGGTGACGCACGCAAAGCAATCGATATTCTTCGCTACGCAGGTGAACTCGCGCAGGCGGAGAGTGCCGAAACGGTTCGTGAGGTGTACGTTAAGAAAGCACGGGAACGCGCCGAGAACGACCGTTTTCGAGAGTTAATTCGCGGGGCGACACCTCACTCGAAGTACGCACTTCAAGCTCTTGCGATTCTTTCGCTCGACAACCCCGACGTGGACGCTTTCAGGACGAGTCGGGTGTACGAGGTGTACGAACAGGTCTGTCGGCAGATGGATAGCGACCCGCTGTCGACCCGTCGCGTTCGTGACCTACTCCGCGAACAGGCGTTCCTCGACGTTATCGAGCAGGCTCGGCAGAGCGGCGGAAGTGCGGAGGGAAGCTACACTGAACACCGACTGCTTGAAGACCCGATGGTTGTGAAGAAGGTTCTCGTCTCTGGTTCTTGA
- a CDS encoding DUF7576 family protein has product MAMDGNGEVGYRSSGGTKTTPEACSNCGKCIEIDEWHPVIADDDGGAFHIRAFCGKTCRDAWEQ; this is encoded by the coding sequence ATGGCAATGGACGGGAACGGCGAGGTGGGGTACCGCAGTTCCGGCGGGACGAAGACAACGCCGGAAGCCTGCTCAAACTGCGGAAAGTGTATCGAAATAGACGAGTGGCACCCCGTCATCGCGGACGATGATGGGGGCGCGTTTCATATTCGAGCGTTTTGTGGGAAAACGTGTCGTGATGCGTGGGAGCAGTGA
- a CDS encoding HalOD1 output domain-containing protein, with protein sequence MASSTTADGSVVRTAERGQMTMAVVTAVADAKGVSPKELDAKLHDVVDPDGLEAIFGTGDTSSPSAARLVLSMADCEVVVYDNEQVIVTPPVESTEDEDGSAPTGSEFRHD encoded by the coding sequence ATGGCATCCAGCACGACGGCAGACGGGAGCGTCGTCCGAACTGCCGAACGCGGTCAGATGACGATGGCGGTAGTCACAGCAGTTGCTGATGCGAAAGGTGTCTCTCCGAAAGAACTCGACGCAAAACTCCACGACGTAGTTGACCCTGACGGACTGGAGGCCATCTTTGGAACCGGTGATACTAGCTCACCATCGGCAGCCCGCCTCGTGCTCAGTATGGCCGACTGTGAGGTCGTGGTTTACGATAACGAGCAAGTCATCGTGACGCCTCCCGTCGAATCGACCGAGGACGAAGACGGAAGTGCGCCGACGGGAAGCGAATTCCGACACGACTGA